A window of Mangifera indica cultivar Alphonso chromosome 11, CATAS_Mindica_2.1, whole genome shotgun sequence contains these coding sequences:
- the LOC123229681 gene encoding carotenoid 9,10(9',10')-cleavage dioxygenase-like yields MEWATERVGLLLGCSKRERPKDVFLPKLRFGDANGHISNTNVFEHSGKVYVITENYIPQELNISTLETYDDWDVNDAWNRPFTSHPKKDLVTGELVIMGFDATKPFYDIFVHSADGTKLSHKADLKFDRGIFSHEIGVTQKYNVIMDCAITADFNRLLSGGLFVKYENEGRSRIGVIPRYGNANSAKWFEVKRHCSLHPINRFEDGHEVVVRQCRSFQPILLGPNCGQDRFEWFTRGFTFENLTEKNPYNLTQDGFLFTHSYEWRLNMETGEVKERNLSGTDFSIDFPVIDEKYTGLKHKYGFTQVIDSTTSSIAGLPKYGGLAKLHLDEPQAPPKPTELVEVKYHRLAENNFFSGTVFVAKHRACEEDDGWLVSFVHNEETNKTRVHIIDAKKLESGTVAKIALPQKVPYGFHGTFVPILYIHIYYF; encoded by the exons TTGAGATTTGGTGATGCAAACGGACATATCAGTAACACAAACGTGTTTGAGCATTCAGGGAAGGTGTATGTCATCACAGAAAATTACATTCCTCAAGAGTTAAACATTTCTACCTTGGAAACTTATGATGATTGGGATGTCAATGATGCTTGGAATCGACCATTCACTAGCCATCCAAag AAAGATCTAGTGACAGGAGAGCTAGTCATTATGGGGTTTGATGCAACGAAACC ATTTTACGACATTTTTGTTCACTCAGCTGATGGAACTAAGCTTTCTCATAAGGCTGATTTGAAGTTTGATAGGGGTATTTTTAGCCATGAAATTGGAGTTACGCAGAA GTACAATGTAATAATGGATTGTGCGATTACAGCTGACTTTAACAGACTTCTCAGTGGTGGACT ATTTGTAAAGTATGAAAATGAAGGACGTTCAAGAATAGGAGTGATCCCTCGTTA tggAAATGCAAATTCAGCAAAATGGTTTGAAGTAAAACGTCACTGCTCATTACACCCGATCAACCGCTTTGAGGATGGTCACGAG GTTGTTGTGAGGCAATGTAGATCTTTCCAACCTATCCTACTAGGTCCTAATTGTGGTCAAGACCGGTTTGAGTGGTTCACAAGGGGATTTACGTTCGAAAATTTGACTGAAAAAAATCCTTATAATTTGACACAAGATGGATTTCTTTTTACTCATTCATATGAATGGAGACTAAACATGGAAACTGGAGAGGTTAAGGAGAGAAATCTTTCTGGTACAGACTTTTCCATCGACTTCCCTGTGATCGATGAGAAATATACTGGTTTAAAACACAAGTATGGCTTTACCCAGGTGATAGACTCTACAACAAGTTCAATAGCTG GCCTTCCTAAATATGGTGGTCTAGCAAAGCTACACCTTGATGAGCCACAAGCTCCCCCCAAGCCTACAGAG CTGGTAGAAGTGAAGTACCATAGGCTTGCAGAAAACAACTTTTTCAGTGGAACTGTGTTTGTTGCTAAGCATAGAGCTTGTGAAGAAGATGATGGTTGGCTTGTCTCTTTTGTCCACAATGAGGAGACTAATAAGACTCGA GTTCATATAATTGATGCAAAGAAGTTGGAAAGCGGAACAGTTGCCAAAATTGCACTGCCACAGAAGGTGCCATATGGTTTTCATGGAACTTTTGTGCCAATtctatacatacatatatattactTCTAA